In Bacteroidota bacterium, the sequence CAAAAATATAATAATAACAAATAATTTATTTAGATGAAACTTTTTTGTAAAAAGCACTAAATATTTAACAAAAAAATGTTATATTTAATTTAAGTTCAGGGTTTTAGTTGTGGTCTCAGATTGTCTTATTCTCTCTGGTAAAGCCGGCCAATTATACAATAACCTAATCCTTAAAAAAATGAAATCTTTTTTAAAACCTGTCATTTTAATGACTTTGCTTGGCCTGACGGTAAACGCAGTGTGCCAGGTTGATGTGGATGTTAAAGATAAGGTCGAAAATCAGACGAACAACAAGTTGAACCAAAAGACCGATCAGAGCATTGGTAAGGGATTAAATTCCATTGAAAATGGAATCAAGGGGGTGTTTAAAAAGAAGGGTAGCAAGGACAAAACACAGACACAGGAATCGCAAAAGCAGGAGAGTGTTAATAATCCGGAGTCCAAAAAGCAGGAAGCCCCTGTTGGTCTGGAATCTTATTCAAAATTTGATTTTGTTCCGGGTGAAAAGGTCATTTATTATGAAGATTTCAGCCAGGACGCTGTGGGCGATTTCCCGGCCCTTTGGAATACCAATGGTTCTGCAGAAGTGGTTACGACAAATTTATTTCCCGGGCATTGGGTAAAATTCAATACCGAACAAGCTATTTGGACTGATAATCTTCTTACCCTGCCTGATAATTATACCATAGAGTTTGATATCATTCCGGCGGCAAACGCGGAGAATAACATGGCCGGTTATCATGTAAGGCTTATGCAGTGCATAAATACGAAAGCTTTTGATTATGGCTCAGCACCAGGCAAGGGCGGTTTTCACTTCCAAATTGAATATTTTGGCAGGCCTTCTTTTTCCACCTGGTTTTTAAAAGGAGGTTGTGAAGAATTAGCATTAAGAGGGACTAAAGAAGAAGAGATATATAAAGAAGTTTTAAATCATCAATACCATATTGCCATTTGGGTTCAGAAATCCAGGATAAGGCTGTATCAGAATCAGAATAAGTTGTTTGACCTTCCTAAAGCATTGCCTGTTGAGTGTTTGAAGGTTGACAGGCTTAGATTTGAAGATGGTGCTGCTATGATCAGCAATATAAGAATAGCTGTAGGAGCACCGGATATGCGCAATAAATTACTTACTGAAGGGAAGTTGGTGAGCTACGGGATTTATTTTGATGTAAATAAGGATGTGGTTAAACCTGAATCTTTCGGCACTCTCAAGGGAATTGCAGCGGTGATGAGTGAAAATCCAGGTTTGAGGATAAAAATTGTAGGGCATACCGATAATGACGGAGTTGCTGCAGCAAATTTGGATCTTTCCAAACGTCGAGGAGCAGCAGTTAAAAATGAACTGGTCAAAACTTTCAGTATTGATGCTTCCAGGATTGAATCGGATGGTATGGGTGCAACCAAGCCGGTAGCGCCCAATGACAGTCCGGCCAACAAGGCGCTTAATCGCAGGGTTGAATTTATAAAACTTTAAAATTATGAAAACCTATATGGCGGTTATTGTCACATTTCTGATCAATGTGACGTTTGTCAACGCCCAGGTCACCCCTGAAGCATATCTCAAAAAAATCCCTGCTTTACCCAAGGAGGCCTGCAATGCTGCCAAAGAGACTATTCAGAATTTTAAAGAGCAGGTAAATCAACTTGATAATCAATTATCAGAAGATATTAATGCAAGGCAGGATAAAGTAAATGAAAAGGCTGATGCAAGCCGGGAAGGTGCAATGACACATACAGCGCAGCAGTATAATCTTTCAGACAAAGACATGAATAAAATTAAAAAGGGGGAGAATCTTTCTGATGCTGAAACTCAGGAGCTGGCTAATAAAATGCTGAAGCAACAAGCTAACATGTCTTTGGAGGAGGTTCAAAAACTTTCCACAATGAATGAGGCAGAAAAGCAGGCATTTGCCCAATCGATGGCTGCCAGAGGAATGCAGGATGCAAGGGAAAATCCAGGAAAGTACAAAGCTTCCCAGGATAGGGCAGCTAATCTTAACCGGCTGGTAAATGAACAAAGTGCACTAAACCAAAAACTTAATGACTGGCAACAGGAAATTGCCGACCGTTATGCGCAGATTGAAAATGATCCTGAGGGTAAAGCCATGCTTGATAGTATCCAACAATGGAAAAGTGAATGGAACCGGCTGGCTGGCGTGGATTATGGCCAGGGCAAAAAGATGGAAGCCCTTTTAGATAAGATTAAAAATACACAAATGAAATATTACAAAACATTAACACCCCGGCTTTGGGTTGTGCTTCGTGATCATTTGTCTAAGGTCCAATCTTCTTTTCCCGATTGCCGTAAGTTGGATGAAGTTTCCAGTGAATTGATGAAAGTACAGGTAGGAGTCCCTTCTCCGGATGCTGGCTCTGACCTTAGGAGCTTGGGAGTTATTCATGCCTATCTGGGCAAGCTTCAAAAAGCTTATGAATTTGCACCGGATTTTTTATTTCAGGGGCAATAATCAATAGGGTAAGAGCAAAAACCAAAATCAATTGGATTTGTACTACACTATTTTTTCTTTTCAAATGCCCTCTTTTATTTTGGGGAGGGGATTTGAAAAGAAAAATAGTTTTTATTAAGCGCTTACATCATGAATTATACGAAGATATCCTCGGATGTAGTGACCTCGATTACAATTTATTCTATAATTAACTTATTATTCAATAAAACATTGTTGGTTTTTATATCTACTAAATACAAACCCTTACAAAAGGCACTGGTATTTATTCCTACCTGATTGCGCCCCTCAACAGTTTTGGATAATATTTTTTCGCCTTGAGTATTATATATATTTAATTGCCCCTTGTCAACAATATTTCCAAAATCTATTGTAACATAATCTTTTGTTACAGGATTAGGATATATTTTAACATCAGATTTTAGAACAGACGGTATATCAGAGGTCTGGTCTGAAACGGTAATTTTTATAACCAAATTTATTTCAACCGGGCGTGCATTAAGGCGTACATAGAGTACATTATTTTTCATATACCATCCTTCAGAAGAATTATTAGAAACTTCTTTCAGCAAAATATCATTTACCGTAACCTGCCCGGGTGTATTGATATTATAAAATTCAATTTTGTAAGCGCGTTGTGTTGGAGCATTAGGGTAGCTACCATTTTGGGAATTTATTGTCAGGGTCTTTAAATTATCGACATAATCAATTTTTGTAGTTGCAAACATTCCCGATTTATAATTTAGATTTTCGCCTTCATCGTCATACAGGACAAATGAGCCATCGTCACCGGTGTATACTTTCAATTCTAAAGAATCCTCCGCATTTTGGCCGATGTAATCGGAATAAGGTGCTAAAGGTACTATACCCCCTGCTTTTACATATACCGGCATAGAGTTTAAATCGCATGAAACATACTTTGTAACAGGCCCTGTTACCTTTTCATTGGTGAAAAAATTTGTCCATTCCCCATTGGGGAACCACACCTGTGTTAATGCAACTAAACCAGGATTGACCACCGGAGATACCAACATAGATTCACCAAACATATATTGTTTATCAAACGTGTATGCCTCGGGAGTTTCCGGATAGTCAAAATACATTCCCCTTATTATGGGCAATTCACCCGTGGACGATTTATATGCCTGTGAATATATGTAAGGTAACAGTGAATGTCTTAAACGCATGAAATTTTCTGCTTGTGAGGTGACATTGGGATAATCCCATGGTAAACGTAGTCCATGATCAGAATGTAAACGGAAGATGGGTTGAAATGTACCCAATTGTACCCAGCGGATATACATATCATCGGCTAATGTGTTTTGATGGAAACTGCCTAAATCGTGCGATACATAAGAC encodes:
- a CDS encoding glycoside hydrolase family 31 protein, whose translation is LPKFRSEKLPLDVLAIDTDWKSPNQWDGWNWNNTLFPDPLNFLYWTKNQGLKVTLNIHPSIETNDPLFTTANNTADGLVKIQNSSKYYFDFSNKIHAQAYFDLHKPFNTQGIRFWWLDWCDGKIMMSIPGLPGDSWINSLYAKNAEEQGLRGFAFSRIGNGFENYSGPGKAGTAWAEHRYTVQFTGDTYASWNMLGFESYYTIRAANIGMSYVSHDLGSFHQNTLADDMYIRWVQLGTFQPIFRLHSDHGLRLPWDYPNVTSQAENFMRLRHSLLPYIYSQAYKSSTGELPIIRGMYFDYPETPEAYTFDKQYMFGESMLVSPVVNPGLVALTQVWFPNGEWTNFFTNEKVTGPVTKYVSCDLNSMPVYVKAGGIVPLAPYSDYIGQNAEDSLELKVYTGDDGSFVLYDDEGENLNYKSGMFATTKIDYVDNLKTLTINSQNGSYPNAPTQRAYKIEFYNINTPGQVTVNDILLKEVSNNSSEGWYMKNNVLYVRLNARPVEINLVIKITVSDQTSDIPSVLKSDVKIYPNPVTKDYVTIDFGNIVDKGQLNIYNTQGEKILSKTVEGRNQVGINTSAFCKGLYLVDIKTNNVLLNNKLIIE
- a CDS encoding OmpA family protein, with translation MKSFLKPVILMTLLGLTVNAVCQVDVDVKDKVENQTNNKLNQKTDQSIGKGLNSIENGIKGVFKKKGSKDKTQTQESQKQESVNNPESKKQEAPVGLESYSKFDFVPGEKVIYYEDFSQDAVGDFPALWNTNGSAEVVTTNLFPGHWVKFNTEQAIWTDNLLTLPDNYTIEFDIIPAANAENNMAGYHVRLMQCINTKAFDYGSAPGKGGFHFQIEYFGRPSFSTWFLKGGCEELALRGTKEEEIYKEVLNHQYHIAIWVQKSRIRLYQNQNKLFDLPKALPVECLKVDRLRFEDGAAMISNIRIAVGAPDMRNKLLTEGKLVSYGIYFDVNKDVVKPESFGTLKGIAAVMSENPGLRIKIVGHTDNDGVAAANLDLSKRRGAAVKNELVKTFSIDASRIESDGMGATKPVAPNDSPANKALNRRVEFIKL